The following DNA comes from bacterium.
GCTTCTACCAGACACTCAGGAGGTTCTAACGTACTTTATCAGGATGGACATGTGAAATGGCATCTGGAAGAGGATATTCATAACAAGACTGTCTTTTGGGTAGAATGATCAAGATTTTGTTAAATAAAAACAGGAGGAAAAAAAGTATGTTTAACCAGCAAGATAGTTTGATGAGAAGAAAGGTATCTTTCTCTGGGCTTGTTATGATGATAATAGCCCTGTTGTTTGCCTCCTCTGAGGGTATGACAGCAGAGCCGTTTGCAGTGAAAAAGGTGAGGACGGTCTTCTCAGATACATTCAATAAACCTGATCATGGGGACCCGAACGTTCCCAAAGGCTGGTCGCACTGGCAGCCGACAACAGACAGCGGCAAATGTGTTTATGAACGGAGTTACGGCCGACAGGATTCAAGCTCCCTATGTTTTATTGATCCCCAGCGGTCGGTCTGGCAGCAAAAACTACCGGTGAGACCGGGCGCAATGTACCGTCTTTCAGGCTGGGTCAGTGTTGAAAGAAAGTCCACGAGTGGCACGGTCGCTCTGGGCATGATACCCAAGGTAATTTCCAGTGCCACGGGTAAAGAGATATTCCTAGGCAGGCATGGCGTCCGTAACGAAGTTCGTCTCTCGCCGGGATATTGGACATATCTCGAAGTCTTTTGGACATGTCCTGCTTCCGGCGAATATCCAGAAGGGAAGTTCTCCGGCATCGACGTCGAATTTTTCGGTTCTAAACTCAATGGCAAGGCGTGGGGTGATGATATTGTCCTGGACCAGGTGGTAACTGAGCAGCCATTCTGCGACAATTTCGAGATCAAGGGCGCAGCGCTTCGCACATGGGAAATTCATTCTTTCCATGGACTGGAAGGTCAGGCACAGGTGGAACATGACGCGGAGGGATTCGCCGATTCCGGCGCGCTCCACATAAAGCATATCCGCGGCACGCCTGGATTTTCGGCGGCAACGGTCCTGTCGCGAAACCGCTTTGGCGCAAAACGGGAGTGGACGTTTCTGTCTCATGGCCGCGCGCTTAAGGAAGGAAACCCGGTTCTCGGCGTTCAGCAACTCGACGCTGCCGGAAAGATCCTCCAGCAGAAAACCGAAGACCCAGGCAAGGACAAAGGCAATGGCAATGGCTGGGCTGAGCGCCGCCTGACATTCTCCCTTCTGCCTGGGACAAAGCAGGTCCGATTACTCTTGACCAACAACGGTACGGGCAGTGCAGTATTTGACAACGTCTGGCTGCGGCCGGCGCTGAGAAGTGAAACTGCTGTTTCAGAAACAAAATATGCCATCCGCGTTGGTGTTAACCCTGCAGATATCATCGCGGCGATTGATAAAACGCCGCCTGTCATCACAGTGCCGGCTGGCCAGACCACGGCTATCAACATTCATCTTGCCGGGGAGAACCGGCCTGACGATACAACCATTGTAGATATAGATATGCCGGATTGGCTTGAACTGCAAACAGCGCAGCAGTCCATCTATGGAACCGAGCCGCTTCCATGGAAAAAAATAGACGCTGAAAAAGAGGACCGCGTTATTTACAGGTTCACGAACCCGTACAACTGGCAAAGAGGAATGGTTAGAGGAGATTTTAATCCCTATCACGGGTTGATTCTTGTGTTTCGTACCAACGCAACCCCCGGCACTGAGGGAACCATTCTCATCCGGACCCAGTTAGGAAAAGACAATGGCCAGGAGCGGAAACTGAAAACCGTAGTCCGTGAATCAATCAGTCCTGCTCCACTCCTGAAGACGTTCAGGGTTGGCATCTGGGGCATCTCGTTTATACATGTGAGAGATGAATCTGCTCGCAAGGAACTTCTCAAAACCTATACAGACGCCGGTATTCGAGTCGGCAGTATGCATCAGACTCACGGATTTGCCATCGGCACTTTCAAGGAACTAGGATTCAAACCGACGCAGATCATTCTCGATCCATCCAGCCCTATCCCATATAAGGGATTACCTGCCGCTGAGCGGCCGGACATGGCCGTACTGACCAACGGGAACAATTCATCACACCATGTAGCGCTGGGTCTCGCTCTGAATGACCCGGAAGTTCACATCCGTTACAAGGAATACCTGAAGAAGTACATTGTTCTTCCACTGTTTTCCAGTTATATTGTGATGGATATCGAGTTCTGGGGCGAAGGCAGTACAGATCGCATGTGCTTCCATCCGAGTACGATTGCATCCTTTCGAAAGTACGCAAATATTCCCGCTTCGGTGACTTTAAGCTCAGAGGTCATTCTCAAGCAGTATTACAAGCAGTGGTCCGATTTTCGTAATTGGGTTACCGCTGAACTGCACGGTCTCATGCGGCGCCTCATGCGCGAGATTCGACCTGACTTGCTTCTGCTCGCGTATGATTACCCGCTGGCGATAGGCGGCAAGCCTCAGTCGTTCGTTACCGATTCGCCCGTGAACACGTTACTTTATGAGCCGCACATTGACATCCATCTCGTCAGTTACTACAACAGAGAGGGTTTTAACTTTCTCGACGCCGTGGATAATGACGCACGTCATCTTAAAAAACCGGTCTGGACGATTCCCTTTCTGATGAAAAACATCAACAACATCCACAGAAAGGACTACAACTACAGCCAGATATCAGCAAGGGAACTGCGGTTTGAAATCGTGGGCGCAGCCGCCAGCGGCGCCAAGGGACACCTCGGTTTCCCCGGCAAGCTGATGGATGCCGATTACTTGCAGGCCTACCACGATGGTGTTACCGCCGTGGATAGATATGAGGATTTTTATATGGATGGAGTGCGGGAAGACAAGAAGGTTGCGCTCGTCAATCCCGATCGCAATGTCCGCTGCCGCGTACATGCACTCGGTGATAAGCTGCTGCTGACACTTTTCAACTGCAGTGAGAATAATCTAAATATTGCATTTAAATACGCTGGCAAATCGCAAATAGTTTCGGTCAATGCACTGAATTTCAAACAAGTGGAACTGAAGTGAAATAGCATGATCAGTGGGACAAGAGAGCAAGAGGGAGTTTTGGGTTGAATGGAGGTGATTAAATGTAGTGGGTATGATTGAACTTGTTAATAATGGTGAGTTAAAAGAAACATAAGGAGAAAGAACATGTCTAAGAGAGAGAATGGATTTACGTGGTTTTTTGCTTTACTGATCGCCTGTATTTTTATGACCACAGTTGTGTCTGCCGGAGAGGTGGTATTTGAGGAGACTTTTGAAAACTATACCTTACCCGACGGCTACAGTGTAGCTATGGGTGGGAAATGGCAGCATACTGGCAGAGGAGATGGAACACTGGTTGAGGTCAGTGAGACAGTGGCTCAGAGCGGGAAGAAATCCATCCTGCTTTATGATAACGATCCAAAACAAGCCGCCACATTGGACGCCAAGATAAAGTTTCCCCAGAGTGGGAGTGTAACCGGCTACCTGATGATACCCAGCGTCTGCAAAGGGGCGAAGAATTCAGGAAGGGGCTATACAACTGTCCAGCTTTTTTCGGAGGGGAAAGGCGGTCCCGTAATCATCGTCAGCTTTCGCCGAGCCACGAAAGATGGCCGCATTACGACCCGTATGGACGAGGCGGCTTCACTCCCTGACGTTATTGAGGACGACACATGGCTCAAATGGCAAATCGAGTGGAAATGGGACGGAGCAAGTTCAAGCGGTAAGTTCCGCGTTACCATCGGCGATAAACAAACCAACTTCATCACCTATGATAATGGCAAACTGCGCATACTGCGGCTGGTTTCTGGCTGGAGTGGCGCGATGAACAATGGTATCTACTATGACTCGATTCGCATGGAGGCCATCGAATAGTAACCAAAATGTATCAGTCGGAGATAATAAATGGCATCATTTGGTTGGAGTTCGGCATGGGTTTAACAAAGCCATAGCGTTATATCTTGATGGAGAACTTATTGCCGGAGCAACAGAAGGAATTAAAGAAAGTGCTGAGACAGGAACATACGCCGCAGATGATTGGTTATAATGGAATACTTAATAACAATTATAATCTTCGTATAGGCAATAGCGGCTCTAGTTGGACTTATTTTTTCAGAGGAACTGTTGATGATGTCAAAATTTATAATAGGGCATTATCCGGACAGGAAGTAAAGAAACATTACCAATCAAGGTGAGGGGACACTTTGTAAAAAACAAAAAAAGGAGTTTCTTATGTTTATTGATATTCATTTGCACACAATAAGAGAAAAAAGTCTTCCCAGAGAAGACGGCAGCTATGCATCCCCTGAAGAATTGATCGAAATGATGGATAGAACAGGAGTTGATAAAGGAATCCTTTTGCCCGTAATGAGTCCAGAGTATCGAAGAAATCAGCTCTCAACAGTAGAAGACATTCTTGAGGTTTGCAGGAGGTATCAGGATAGGTTTATTCCTTTCTGTAACATTGACCCGCGTGCTGAAAAAAACAGTCCTGATGCTGATCTTTCGCGTCAATTACTCTTTTATAAGGAGAAAGGATGTAAAGGAGTGGGAGAAATTACTGCAAACCTGTATTTTGACAATCCCCTTGTACAGAATCTGTTTAAGCATTGTGAAAAATGTGAGATGCCCGTAATTTTTCATATAGGTTCACAATTTGGAAATTGTTATGGTCTTATAGATGACCTACACTTACCACGATTAGAAAAATCTCTAAAAAACTTTCCTGATTTGATATTTATTGGCCATTCTCAACCATTTTGGTCGGAAATTAGCGCAGATGTAACAGCAGAAAATAGAAACACATATCCAAAAGGCAAAGTTACAGAAGGAGGCGCAGTTCCCAGACTTATGGAAGAATATCCGAATTTGTATGGAGATATATCAGCAGGCAGCGGCTACAATGCCTTAACCCGTGACTCCGAATTTGGATATGAGTTTATTAATAGATTCAAGGATAAGCTTTTCTTCGGGACAGATATCGCCTCTCCTAAGGATGACCATCACCATGCAGAATTTTTGAGAAACGCTTATAAGGAGGGGAATATTTTAAAAGAGACGTTTGAAAAAATAAGCTGGCAAAATGTTAATAAAATCCTTAAGCTTGGTCTATAATTCTCTATTGTTGTTTTAGTGATTAAATCTATATGGGGATAAAATGGTTAAACTTACTATTCTTGGAGCCGGAGTGCCTAGACCAAATAAAGATCGTTTTGGCACCTCTTTTGTTTTAGAGATTAATGATGAATATTTAATGTTTGATTGCGGTCCAGCAACTACATACAAAATGGTTAAAGCAGGTTTATGGCCTACCCAGATTGATTATCTTTTTTTCACACACCATCATTCAGACCATAATGTGGATTATCCATGTTTTGTATTATGCAGGTGGGATCAGAGCGTAGGCCAGGAAAACCTGTTGAATGTCTATGGACCTGAACCAACTAAGTCAATGACAGATAGACTGTTCGGGGGTGAGGGTATTTTCTCCATCGATTTGAAAGCGCGTATTAATGGACTTGTAAGCCAGAGAGTACACCAGAATCGCGGAGGAACTCTTCCGAGGACAGGATTAAAAATAAATGTCAAAAATATAATTGCCGGCGATGTTATAGAAGGCAAAACATGGAAGATTTCCACTGCCAAAGCACATCATTTGGAACCACATTTACAATCTATTGCCTATCGAGTTGAAACCAAAGAAGGGACTATCGTGTTTCTTGGAGACACAGGGCATTGTAAGACTTTGACTAAATTATGTCAGGGGGCGGATGTTTTGGTAGCAAACTGTTGGGATCATCAAGAGACCATGAAAAAAAACGGGGAAGCCTCAGGCCAGACTGGAACCATTGACGCTGCAAATTTTGCCAAAGAATCAGGAGCTAAAACGCTTATCCTTGCACACATGGGAGCACGAATCTCTGCTCCAGGTTCTATAGAAAAAGCCGTTGCTGATATCAGCAAAATTTATGGCGGGAAAATAATTGTTTCAAAAGAAATAATGTGTATAGATGTTTTTAATTATGCACAAATTTAAAGCAATGATAAAGTGTTAAAAAATACTATTCAGAAAGAGAGTGGTTTTATTAAGGAATATAAGTGAAAGAAAAAGATAACTGTGCGCATATTAAACTTAGGCCATATCAAGTTTTATGTATTGTGTGTTCTGTAGGTGAAGGGAAATATTCGGGATTGAAGGATAAGAAAGTTAAACAAGTTTTAGACATAATCAGAAAAAACCCTAATACACCCGTTACTCTTCAATGTAACGTAAGCAGTATCTACAAATATCAAAATCCAGGTGCAAATAATAATTCTTCAGAAGGCACTTTGTATAATATCAAAAGGGACTTGGATATTTTTCAAAAGCTTGGGCTGGCGCCGGGAGCAACCCTGCCTGCAAGGGAACTTTTCATTCGTTTGCTGAAAGAAATTAAAACAGTAACGGGGATATGTACTTACGATGATATAACCTCTCGTGCTTGGAAAGGATGTTCTAAAGCTAAAAATGGATATTATGAGAAAGTTCTTAAAAAAGGCATTTCAGAAATAATTCCTGACAGAGGCAAGGATGAAAAGTCAAAAGTTAAAAAAGAGTCTGCCAATAATATATATTCCGCTAAAAAACTTTTTATCAGACCGCATCATCTTATGTGTGTTACTTGTTTTCTTGGAAGAGGATTTACCTCTCCCATTAAAGAAGATAACCTGTATGAGGTTCTGGATGTTGTTTGTAATAGTCCAGATATTCCGATTACTTTGACTGAAGGATGTTGTATGATTTGTCCTCCTTGTTCAGGCTATGAGCCTATGACGAATCTTTGTGTTGCTGGCTGCGGTTTAAGAGATGAAAAAAAAGATCTGGATGTGCTTCAGAAACTTGGATTAGTTTATGGAGTTACAATGAATGCAAGAGAGATTTATCGTCTTCTATTTGAGAGAATTCTCACAGGCGCGGAAATATGCGGCTATGGTAATAGAGATACTACATCGCCTGAATGGACTATTTGTAGCGGAGTGAAAGATAAAGCATATGAGAAGGGAAGAGAAATGCTGATAAAAAAATTAGCTTGTTCCAAAACTAACAGAAAGTATAAGATGTCCGGAATAAATGAGGAGTAAATACAATGATAGACATTCATATGCATATTGGAAGATTGTATAATGAAAAGTCAATTAAGCCTGAGGATCAGGCACTGACGCCGGAATACCTGCTGGATTTCATGGATGAAGCCGGCATTGAGAAAGCAGTGCTTCTACCAATTGAAAATCCGGAAGCTACTTCCTATTATGTAACTACTGACTATGTTCTGGATGTGTGTAAGAAATATCCTGATAAATTCATACCTTTCTGCAACGTGGATCCCAGAAGGAGCAGGCTTTATGAAGTGATAAAAGAATATAAAGACCGTGGATGTAAGGGCATGGGAGAAGTGCTTGCCGGACTTTATGTTGATGATCCGCTCATGCAGAGAATGTATGAAATATGTGGAGAATTAGGTCTTCCTATTATCTTTGATCTTTGCCGTATAACATGTTTTGATGACCTTAGGCTTCCAAGGTTTGAGAATATGATCAAAAAATTCCCTGAGACTACTTTCATTGGCCATGGTCCACGTTTCTGGGCCGAAATATCTGCTGATTACAAGTCCCCGGACATAAGTTATCCAACAGGAAAGGTGGTAAGTTCCGGCGCTGTTGAACGGCGCTCATGTCCATGTATGCCAATCTGTATGCCGATATATCTGCAGGAAGCGGATATACTGCACTTACACGCGATAAGAAGTTTGGATATCAGTTCATGGAGAAATTCCAGGACAAACTATTCTTTGGAACAGATATCTGTCATGTTAATCAAGACGTTCCTAACATCTCTTATTTTAAAAAAGCTGGCAAGGATAACAAAATTTCTAAAACCGCTTATAGGAAAATAGCATATAAAAATACGCAAAAACTACTGGACTTGTGAATCAGAAGAAAGCTTCAGAATTGACATAATAGTGTAATCCAGCAGGCATTTCTATTTTGGCTTGATAAAAAATCTTTCTAATTTTCCTAAAATGTGGTAATAAAAATAGAATAAAATACTAATTTAAAGGAGAGAGTAATTATGGCTGATAAAAAATCCCAGGAAAAGGACAGTGCTCTTGACATTGCAATGGCTCAGATAGAAAAATCGTATGGGAAAGGCTCTATAATGAGATTAGGAGAAGAATCTGCTGCCGTTGATATTGATGTAATACCCACAGGCTCAATAGCTTTGGACACAGCGCTTGGTGTAGGAGGCATACCGCGTGGGAGAATAACGGAGATATACGGACCTGAGTCATCAGGAAAGACAACGCTAGCTTTGCATGTTGTTGCCAATGCACAAAAGGCTGGCGGTATGGCAGCGTTCATAGACGTAGAACACGCTCTTGACCCAAAGTATTCCAAAGTTCTGGGCGTTGATTTAGATAGCCTCTTAATCTCACAGCCTGATAGCGGTGAACAAGCATTGGACATTACAGAAACCCTTGTCAGGAGCAATGCTATAGACGTAATAATAGTAGACTCAGTAGCTGCTATGGTTCCACGCGCAGAGATTGAAGGAGATATGGGAGATTCACATATGGGGCTTCAGGCACGGCTTATGTCACAGGCTCTCAGAAAGCTGACTGCTGTTATAAGTAAATCAAAGACATCTGTTATATTCATTAATCAAATACGACACAAAATAGGAGTTTTTTTTGGTAGTCCTGAGACTACTACAGGTGGAAATGCACTTAAATTCTATGCGTCTGTAAGACTGGATATTCGCAGAATAGCAACAATTAAGAAAGGCGAAACAGCAGTAGGAAGCAGGGTCAGGGTAAAAGTTGTTAAAAATAAGGTTGCTCCTCCATTCAGACAGGCAGAATTCGATGTTATGTATAATCAGGGTATTTGCAAAGAGGCAGGGATCCTTGATATGGCAATTGAGCATAAATTGATTGAAAAAGCCGGAGCATGGTTCTCTTATAATGAGGAGAAAATAGCTCAGGGCCGCGAAGGTGCAATCAGATATCTGGTAGAAAAGACCGATCTTAGAGATAAACTTGAAAAGCAGATAAGAGAGAATACTGGATTGAAGCCTGCCTAATCAGAAAAGATATGCAGAGTAAAGAAATTAGAAAATCTTTTTTAGAATTCTTTAAGAACAAAGAACATACTATTCTTCACAGTGCCTCACTGGTTCCCCATGAAGATCCAACACTTCTTTTTACAAATGCAGGCATGAACCAATTTAAGGATGTATTTCTAGGTCATGGATCACGTAGTTACAAACGCGTAGCAAACTCTCAGAAGTGCATAAGGGTCAGCGGAAAACATAATGATCTGGAAGATGTTGGACATGACAGTCATCATCACACTTTTTTTGAAATGCTTGGTAACTGGTCATTTGGCGATTATTTTAAGAAAGAAGCAATTAGTCTAGCATGGAAATTGCTTACTGAAGTATGGAACCTGCCAAAGGAAAGACTCTGGGCAACTGTATATAAGACGGATAAAGAATCCTTTAATTATTGGAAGACTGAAACAAATATTGATACCAGCCATATTCTCCGCTTTGGTGAAAAAGAAAACTTCTGGGATATGGGAGAGACTGGTCCATGTGGACCATGTTCAGAAATACATATTGATTTAACTAAAAATGGCTGTAATAAATCTTTAATCAACGCCAATAATCCAGATGTCTTAGAGCTGTGGAACCTGGTGTTCATACAGCATAACCGCAGAGAGGATGGGTCGTTGGAGGAGTTGCCTTCCAGACATGTGGATACTGGCATGGGCCTTGAGCGTATATCAAGAGTATTACAAAACGCGAAATCAAACTATGATACAGACCTATTTAAACCCATTATTGAGGCTGTGTGTGAAATCTCAGAAAAGCCATACAGAGATGAATATGTTGTGGCAATACAGGTAATTGTTGATCATATACGCGCTCTGGTATTTGCAATAGCAGACGGAGTAATGCCCTCAAACGAGGGAAGAGGATATGTGCTCAGAAGGCTGATAAGAAGAGCATCAAGAAGGGGAAATATGCTTCAGCTTAACCAACCATTTTTATGCAGGCTGGTTGGTTCCGTTGTAAATATTATGAAGGATGCATATCCTGAGCTGGAGACGCAAAGAGAGCATATAAGCCTTATACTTAAGAGCGAGGAAGAGCGCTTCCAGAAAACACTTCTTCAGGGAATAAACCTGTTTCAGGAGCTTGTTAAATCTGTTAAAAAGAACAAGAAAAAACTTATTAGCGGAAAGGATGCTTTTATTTTACATGATACGTATGGCTTTCCCATTGACCTTACCTGTGAAATGGCAAGAGAGGAAGGGGTTAAAGTGGATATAGAGGAATTTAATAAAGAGATGGACAAGCAAAGACAGCGGAGTATTTCGCAAACTCCGCTAGTTTCAAGGGTTACTGTTTTTAAACAAAGCACTCTGTTTACTGGATATAGTAAGTATTCTGATAAGGCGCAGATATTATGTATTCTAAAAGGTGGCAAAAAAACCGATAGAGCAAAACAGCAGGATGACATTGAGTTAATACTTGATAAAACATGTTTTTACGCTGAATCCGGAGGTCAGGTGGGAGACACAGGCGTAATTTCCAGAGAAGATTGCGAGATGCAAGTATCAGGTACTTATAAAATATCTGATACGTTTATTCACAAAGCTAAAATTTCTAAAGGCACAATCAAAATTGGTGATAATGTGACTGCATCTATTGATATAGCCAGACGCATGAGAATTGCAAAACATCACAGTTCAGCGCATCTTCTTCAATATGCGCTTCGCCAGGTTCTTGGCAAACATATCCAGCAGGCTGGATCATG
Coding sequences within:
- the recA gene encoding recombinase RecA, with the protein product MADKKSQEKDSALDIAMAQIEKSYGKGSIMRLGEESAAVDIDVIPTGSIALDTALGVGGIPRGRITEIYGPESSGKTTLALHVVANAQKAGGMAAFIDVEHALDPKYSKVLGVDLDSLLISQPDSGEQALDITETLVRSNAIDVIIVDSVAAMVPRAEIEGDMGDSHMGLQARLMSQALRKLTAVISKSKTSVIFINQIRHKIGVFFGSPETTTGGNALKFYASVRLDIRRIATIKKGETAVGSRVRVKVVKNKVAPPFRQAEFDVMYNQGICKEAGILDMAIEHKLIEKAGAWFSYNEEKIAQGREGAIRYLVEKTDLRDKLEKQIRENTGLKPA
- a CDS encoding amidohydrolase family protein, translated to MIDIHMHIGRLYNEKSIKPEDQALTPEYLLDFMDEAGIEKAVLLPIENPEATSYYVTTDYVLDVCKKYPDKFIPFCNVDPRRSRLYEVIKEYKDRGCKGMGEVLAGLYVDDPLMQRMYEICGELGLPIIFDLCRITCFDDLRLPRFENMIKKFPETTFIGHGPRFWAEISADYKSPDISYPTGKVVSSGAVERRSCPCMPICMPIYLQEADILHLHAIRSLDISSWRNSRTNYSLEQISVMLIKTFLTSLILKKLARITKFLKPLIGK
- a CDS encoding amidohydrolase family protein, translated to MFIDIHLHTIREKSLPREDGSYASPEELIEMMDRTGVDKGILLPVMSPEYRRNQLSTVEDILEVCRRYQDRFIPFCNIDPRAEKNSPDADLSRQLLFYKEKGCKGVGEITANLYFDNPLVQNLFKHCEKCEMPVIFHIGSQFGNCYGLIDDLHLPRLEKSLKNFPDLIFIGHSQPFWSEISADVTAENRNTYPKGKVTEGGAVPRLMEEYPNLYGDISAGSGYNALTRDSEFGYEFINRFKDKLFFGTDIASPKDDHHHAEFLRNAYKEGNILKETFEKISWQNVNKILKLGL
- a CDS encoding MBL fold metallo-hydrolase; protein product: MVKLTILGAGVPRPNKDRFGTSFVLEINDEYLMFDCGPATTYKMVKAGLWPTQIDYLFFTHHHSDHNVDYPCFVLCRWDQSVGQENLLNVYGPEPTKSMTDRLFGGEGIFSIDLKARINGLVSQRVHQNRGGTLPRTGLKINVKNIIAGDVIEGKTWKISTAKAHHLEPHLQSIAYRVETKEGTIVFLGDTGHCKTLTKLCQGADVLVANCWDHQETMKKNGEASGQTGTIDAANFAKESGAKTLILAHMGARISAPGSIEKAVADISKIYGGKIIVSKEIMCIDVFNYAQI
- a CDS encoding LamG domain-containing protein, with translation MPEQQKELKKVLRQEHTPQMIGYNGILNNNYNLRIGNSGSSWTYFFRGTVDDVKIYNRALSGQEVKKHYQSR
- the alaS gene encoding alanine--tRNA ligase codes for the protein MQSKEIRKSFLEFFKNKEHTILHSASLVPHEDPTLLFTNAGMNQFKDVFLGHGSRSYKRVANSQKCIRVSGKHNDLEDVGHDSHHHTFFEMLGNWSFGDYFKKEAISLAWKLLTEVWNLPKERLWATVYKTDKESFNYWKTETNIDTSHILRFGEKENFWDMGETGPCGPCSEIHIDLTKNGCNKSLINANNPDVLELWNLVFIQHNRREDGSLEELPSRHVDTGMGLERISRVLQNAKSNYDTDLFKPIIEAVCEISEKPYRDEYVVAIQVIVDHIRALVFAIADGVMPSNEGRGYVLRRLIRRASRRGNMLQLNQPFLCRLVGSVVNIMKDAYPELETQREHISLILKSEEERFQKTLLQGINLFQELVKSVKKNKKKLISGKDAFILHDTYGFPIDLTCEMAREEGVKVDIEEFNKEMDKQRQRSISQTPLVSRVTVFKQSTLFTGYSKYSDKAQILCILKGGKKTDRAKQQDDIELILDKTCFYAESGGQVGDTGVISREDCEMQVSGTYKISDTFIHKAKISKGTIKIGDNVTASIDIARRMRIAKHHSSAHLLQYALRQVLGKHIQQAGSWVGEKRMRFDFNHFKAISNDQLNHIEEIVNQKIMELVEVKTFNTSMKKAKELGAIALFNEKYGETVRVVQIGDFSVELCGGTHVKNTGEIGLFRIISDSSIASGVRRIEVSCGEVAYNIMKEEQEILAETSHLLHVPISEISDRVETLIKNHKDLEKQIKKFKSKQIMTNIDDFIKKAITVDDVKLVSASLKNMGHEALRDIADALKTKLGSAVVVLGSVKEGKVCLVTAVTSDLVSKGLHAGRIIKEIAQITGGSGGGRPDMAQAGGKDVSKLDQALKHVPEIIRKGINA